A single Penaeus vannamei isolate JL-2024 chromosome 22, ASM4276789v1, whole genome shotgun sequence DNA region contains:
- the LOC138859060 gene encoding uncharacterized protein has product MRFLILACALVASVTAAPQGYSLQRPTGSTLPTGPGQAAGSGHSVGSGAGHGVAGGIVIGSGHGVGSGVSTGAGLGGLSVGSGQGVGTGISGGAGILEPCGEGQIRHVDGSCVTPVVNRKVFVFDVPEQKGPIGPPPSVPPPRVDHNILFVRLPEEGEGPEPIVIPPPRQENIVYVLNKKDEQAQRVIEVPAHPPSDPEIYFVNYEEGENPTLPIGVDLNTALGSAAEAGGQVIGSTGAGLGGNVGGVGGVVGGSGFGTVSGGLGGAGAGSGFGSVSGGLGGVGAGSGFGAVSGGLGAAGAGSGFGTVSGGFGGAGAGSGFGAVSGGVGSSPSGLYTTP; this is encoded by the exons ATGAGGTTCCTT ATTTTGGCTTGCGCACTCGTTGCTTCTGTGACTGCAGCTCCCCAGGGTTACAGTCTGCAGAGACCCACTGGATCAACTCTGCCCACTGGTCCTGGTCAGGCAGCAGGAAGTGGACATTCAGTCGGATCCGGTGCTGGGCATGGTGTAGCAGGTGGCATTGTCATAGGATCTGGTCATGGAGTTGGAAGTGGAGTTTCAACTGGTGCAGGTCTAGGAGGTCTTTCTGTAGGATCTGGCCAAGGAGTAGGAACTGGCATCTCCGGCGGTGCTGGAATTTTGGAACCATGTGGGGAAGGACAAATTCGTCATGTGGATGGGTCCTGTGTTACACCAGTCGTGAACAGGAAGGTATTCGTCTTCGATGTTCCCGAACAAAAAGGACCCATTGGTCCTCCACCAAGTGTTCCTCCTCCAAGAGTTGATCATAACATTCTCTTCGTGCGACTtcccgaagaaggagaaggacctgAACCCATCGTTATTCCCCCACCAAGACAGGAGAACATTGTCTATGTACTCAATAAGAAGGACGAACAGGCTCAGCGTGTCATCGAAGTACCAGCCCATCCTCCATCTGATCCTGAAATTTACTTCGTCAATTATGAAGAGGGTGAGAACCCAACTCTACCCATTGGTGTGGATCTCAATACTGCTCTTGGTTCAGCTGCTGAAGCCGGTGGACAAGTAATTGGATCGACCGGTGCTGGATTAGGCGGTAATGTTGGAGGTGTTGGTGGAGTAGTAGGAGGCAGTGGATTTGGAACAGTTAGCGGAGGATTAGGTGGAGCTGGTGCAGGCAGTGGCTTTGGATCTGTTAGTGGCGGATTAGGTGGAGTTGGTGCAGGCAGTGGATTTGGTGCGGTAAGCGGAGGATTGGGTGCAGCTGGTGCAGGCAGTGGCTTTGGAACTGTTAGCGGAGGATTCGGTGGAGCTGGTGCAGGCAGTGGATTTGGAGCAGTAAGCGGAGGTGTTGGAAGCTCTCCTTCTGGATTATATACCACTCCCTAA
- the LOC113828787 gene encoding uncharacterized protein: protein MRFLILACALVASATAAPQGYSLQRPTGSTLPTGPGQTAGSGLSVGSGAGHGVAGGIIIGSGHGVGSGVSTGAGLGGLSVGSGQGVGTGISGGAGILEPCGEGQIRHVDGSCVTPVVNRKVFVFDVPEQKGPIGPPPSVPPPRVDHNILFVRLPEEGEGPEPIVIPPPRQENIVYVLNKKDEQAQRVIEVPAHPPSDPEIYFVNYEEGENPTLPIGVDLNTALGSAAEAGGQVIGVAGGDSSEGSGFGGVGGVVGGSGFGTVSGGLGGAGAGSGFGTVSGGLGGAGAGSGFGAVSGGLGGTGAGSGFGTVSGGFGGAGAGSGFGTVSGGFGGAGAGSGFGAVSGSVGSSPSGLYTTP from the exons ATGAGGTTCCTT ATTTTGGCTTGCGCACTCGTTGCTTCTGCGACTGCAGCTCCCCAGGGTTACAGTCTGCAGAGACCCACTGGATCAACTCTGCCCACTGGTCCTGGTCAGACAGCAGGAAGTGGACTTTCAGTCGGATCCGGTGCTGGGCATGGTGTAGCAGGTGGCATTATCATAGGATCTGGTCATGGAGTTGGAAGTGGAGTTTCAACTGGTGCAGGTCTAGGAGGTCTTTCTGTAGGATCTGGCCAAGGAGTAGGAACTGGCATCTCCGGCGGTGCTGGAATTTTGGAACCATGTGGAGAAGGACAAATTCGTCATGTGGATGGGTCCTGTGTTACACCAGTCGTGAACAGGAAGGTATTCGTCTTCGATGTTCCCGAACAAAAAGGACCCATTGGTCCTCCACCAAGTGTTCCTCCTCCAAGAGTTGATCATAACATTCTCTTCGTGCGACTtcccgaagaaggagaaggacctgAACCCATCGTTATTCCCCCACCAAGACAGGAGAACATCGTCTATGTACTCAACAAGAAGGACGAACAGGCTCAGCGTGTCATCGAAGTACCAGCCCATCCTCCATCTGATCCTGAAATTTACTTCGTCAATTATGAAGAGGGTGAGAACCCAACTCTACCCATTGGTGTGGATCTCAACACTGCTCTTGGTTCCGCTGCTGAAGCCGGTGGACAAGTAATTGGTGTCGCTGGAGGTGATAGCAGTGAAGGCAGTGGATttggaggagttggtggagtAGTAGGAGGCAGTGGATTTGGAACAGTTAGCGGAGGATTGGGTGGAGCTGGTGCAGGCAGTGGCTTTGGAACTGTTAGCGGAGGATTAGGTGGAGCTGGAGCAGGCAGTGGATTTGGTGCGGTAAGCGGAGGATTGGGTGGAACTGGTGCAGGCAGTGGCTTTGGAACTGTTAGCGGAGGATTCGGTGGAGCTGGTGCAGGCAGTGGATTTGGAACTGTTAGCGGAGGATTCGGTGGAGCTGGTGCAGGCAGTGGATTTGGAGCAGTAAGCGGAAGTGTAGGAAGCTCTCCTTCTGGATTATATACCACTCCCTAA